A single Micromonospora sp. CCTCC AA 2012012 DNA region contains:
- a CDS encoding helix-turn-helix domain-containing protein has protein sequence MAPKTARARRLGIALRTHREAAGLTLEAAADEINSTRSTLSRYENAQTLVNPATVRALLTLYGVGADEVAAAVQLAKDARKPGWWVSYSYLLDRRTIDFIALEAEATGIANFEPSVVPGLLQTADYIRGVMRGGPHTLSDDQVEQRVHLRLDRQQRLTSDDPPILDAIIDEGALLRPVGDRSVMEGQLRHLLKMGELPNITVQVIPLAAGYHRGTRGSLHILEFADPEDPIIASVETVAGQMVLDRPGDLRTCTKIMEHLRTVALSPAASRDQLAQLLKGR, from the coding sequence ATGGCTCCGAAGACGGCCCGGGCCCGACGGCTCGGCATCGCCCTGCGTACCCACCGGGAAGCCGCCGGCCTGACCCTGGAGGCGGCCGCCGACGAGATCAACAGCACCCGCAGCACCCTGTCCCGCTACGAGAACGCGCAGACCCTGGTCAACCCCGCCACCGTCCGCGCGCTGCTCACCCTCTACGGGGTGGGCGCCGACGAGGTGGCGGCGGCGGTGCAGCTCGCCAAGGACGCCCGCAAGCCCGGCTGGTGGGTCTCCTACTCCTACCTGCTGGACCGGCGCACCATCGACTTCATCGCCCTGGAGGCGGAGGCCACCGGCATCGCGAACTTCGAACCGTCGGTGGTGCCCGGCCTGCTCCAGACCGCGGACTACATCCGGGGCGTCATGCGCGGCGGACCGCACACCCTCAGCGACGACCAGGTCGAGCAGCGGGTCCACCTCCGCCTCGACCGTCAGCAGCGGCTCACCTCGGACGACCCGCCGATCCTGGACGCGATCATCGACGAGGGCGCGCTGCTGCGCCCGGTGGGTGACCGCAGCGTCATGGAGGGGCAGCTGCGGCACCTGCTCAAGATGGGCGAGCTGCCGAACATCACCGTCCAGGTGATCCCGCTCGCCGCCGGATACCACCGGGGCACCCGCGGCTCGCTGCACATCCTGGAGTTCGCCGACCCGGAGGACCCGATCATCGCCTCGGTCGAGACGGTCGCCGGGCAGATGGTCCTCGACCGGCCGGGCGACCTGCGTACCTGCACCAAGATCATGGAGCACCTGCGGACCGTCGCGCTCAGCCCGGCGGCCAGTCGGGACCAGCTCGCCCAACTCCTGAAGGGACGGTAG
- a CDS encoding DUF397 domain-containing protein: MTPTTSPQPEPVAWRKSSHSGDEGACVEMAVLPGAVAVRDSKDPGGPTLRFTPAAWASFADAPPRP, encoded by the coding sequence ATGACCCCCACGACGAGCCCGCAGCCGGAGCCGGTCGCCTGGCGCAAGAGCAGCCACAGCGGCGACGAGGGTGCCTGCGTCGAGATGGCCGTGCTGCCCGGCGCCGTGGCGGTCCGCGACTCCAAGGACCCCGGCGGCCCGACGCTGCGCTTCACCCCGGCCGCCTGGGCGTCCTTCGCCGACGCCCCGCCTCGCCCCTGA